A DNA window from Calliphora vicina chromosome 1, idCalVici1.1, whole genome shotgun sequence contains the following coding sequences:
- the TfIIA-L gene encoding transcription initiation factor IIA subunit 1 isoform X1 translates to MQMALCQSSVLKVYHAVIEDVIANVRDAFLDEGVDEQVLQEMKQIWRSKLMASKAVEINPDPPETQPPLIVSNNPKVIKAQAAKAKKAAAAAAAASQQQQQQQQQSNNNGAAQNSSTTGVGANSSSSTTADVKPNIANLQQATNGPTTTAGTSSNVTNTIMNGNIKQEPSQQQQQIQTTQSQPPPLHPTSSSSAMILQQQKQQQQQQQQQQVGGTNQQQPTAGSSNNQQQSSTIPIVAALDPNRIMPVNITLPAQPGTMNSESRVLTIHVPASALQENQLTQILTAHLISSIMSLPTTLASSVLQQHVNAALVNANMQKNFNTSKQMDGALDTSDEDESEESDGNMDDDDNDDLDKDDESDIENEGGAEEEPLNSEDDVTDEDATDLFDTDNVIVCQYDKITRSRNKWKFYLKDGIMNIGGKDYVFQKSNGDAEW, encoded by the exons cTAAAAGTTTATCATGCTGTAATTGAGGATGTGATAGCGAATGTTCGTGATGCCTTCCTTGATGAGGGTGTTGACGAGCAAGTTCTACAGGAAATGAAACAGATATGGCGGTCAAAATTAATGGCCAGCAAAGCTGTAGAAATAAATCCAGATCCACCAGAAACACAACCACCACTAATTGTGTCCAACAATCCTAAGGTAATTAAA GCCCAAGCAGCTAAGGCAAAAAAGGCAGCGGCAGCTGCTGCTGCAGCTtcacagcagcaacaacagcagcagcaacaaagcAATAACAATGGTGCAGCTCAAAATTCGTCAACAACTGGCGTTGGTGCAAATTCCTCATCATCCACAACAGCTGATGTTAAACCAAATATAGCAAATTTACAACAAGCAACCAATGGCCCAACAACAACAGCTGGCACTTCATCTAATGTTACAAACACAATAATGAATGGTAACATCAAGCAAGAACCCtcacaacagcagcaacaaattCAAACGACTCAAAGTCAACCACCACCATTACATCCTACCTCATCTAGTTCGGCTATgatattacaacaacaaaagcaacaacaacaacagcagcagcagcaacaagtTGGTGGGACGAATCAACAGCAACCTACAGCTGGCAGCAGCAACAATCAGCAACAATCTTCTACCATACCCATTGTTGCCGCTTTAGATCCAAATCGTATTATGCCCGTCAAT aTAACACTGCCTGCTCAACCTGGTACCATGAATTCTGAATCTCGTGTACTGACCATACATGTGCCTGCCTCTGCCTTGCAAGAAAACCAGCTGACACAGATCTTAACAGCTCATTTAATATCGTCTATAATGTCACTGCCTACAACATTGGCATCGTCCGTGCTACAACAACACGTCAACGCAGCACTAGTTAACGCCAACATGCAAA AAAACTTCAACACATCCAAACAAATGGATGGTGCTCTCGATACGTCCGACGAGGATGAAAGCGAGGAGAGTGATGGTAATATGGATGACGATGACAATGATGACTTGGATAAGGATGATGAATCCGATATTGAAAATGAGGGTGGTGCTGAAGAAGAACCGCTAAATAGTGAAGATGATGTAACCGATGAAGATGCTACCGATCTATTTGATACTGACAATGTTATAGTGTGTCAGTACGATAAG ATTACACGATCACGTAACAagtggaaattttatttaaaagatggTATAATGAATATTGGTGGGAAGGATTATGTTTTTCAGAAATCTAATGGGGATGCTGAATGGTAG
- the TfIIA-L gene encoding transcription initiation factor IIA subunit 1 isoform X2 yields the protein MQMALCQSSVLKVYHAVIEDVIANVRDAFLDEGVDEQVLQEMKQIWRSKLMASKAVEINPDPPETQPPLIVSNNPKAQAAKAKKAAAAAAAASQQQQQQQQQSNNNGAAQNSSTTGVGANSSSSTTADVKPNIANLQQATNGPTTTAGTSSNVTNTIMNGNIKQEPSQQQQQIQTTQSQPPPLHPTSSSSAMILQQQKQQQQQQQQQQVGGTNQQQPTAGSSNNQQQSSTIPIVAALDPNRIMPVNITLPAQPGTMNSESRVLTIHVPASALQENQLTQILTAHLISSIMSLPTTLASSVLQQHVNAALVNANMQKNFNTSKQMDGALDTSDEDESEESDGNMDDDDNDDLDKDDESDIENEGGAEEEPLNSEDDVTDEDATDLFDTDNVIVCQYDKITRSRNKWKFYLKDGIMNIGGKDYVFQKSNGDAEW from the exons cTAAAAGTTTATCATGCTGTAATTGAGGATGTGATAGCGAATGTTCGTGATGCCTTCCTTGATGAGGGTGTTGACGAGCAAGTTCTACAGGAAATGAAACAGATATGGCGGTCAAAATTAATGGCCAGCAAAGCTGTAGAAATAAATCCAGATCCACCAGAAACACAACCACCACTAATTGTGTCCAACAATCCTAAG GCCCAAGCAGCTAAGGCAAAAAAGGCAGCGGCAGCTGCTGCTGCAGCTtcacagcagcaacaacagcagcagcaacaaagcAATAACAATGGTGCAGCTCAAAATTCGTCAACAACTGGCGTTGGTGCAAATTCCTCATCATCCACAACAGCTGATGTTAAACCAAATATAGCAAATTTACAACAAGCAACCAATGGCCCAACAACAACAGCTGGCACTTCATCTAATGTTACAAACACAATAATGAATGGTAACATCAAGCAAGAACCCtcacaacagcagcaacaaattCAAACGACTCAAAGTCAACCACCACCATTACATCCTACCTCATCTAGTTCGGCTATgatattacaacaacaaaagcaacaacaacaacagcagcagcagcaacaagtTGGTGGGACGAATCAACAGCAACCTACAGCTGGCAGCAGCAACAATCAGCAACAATCTTCTACCATACCCATTGTTGCCGCTTTAGATCCAAATCGTATTATGCCCGTCAAT aTAACACTGCCTGCTCAACCTGGTACCATGAATTCTGAATCTCGTGTACTGACCATACATGTGCCTGCCTCTGCCTTGCAAGAAAACCAGCTGACACAGATCTTAACAGCTCATTTAATATCGTCTATAATGTCACTGCCTACAACATTGGCATCGTCCGTGCTACAACAACACGTCAACGCAGCACTAGTTAACGCCAACATGCAAA AAAACTTCAACACATCCAAACAAATGGATGGTGCTCTCGATACGTCCGACGAGGATGAAAGCGAGGAGAGTGATGGTAATATGGATGACGATGACAATGATGACTTGGATAAGGATGATGAATCCGATATTGAAAATGAGGGTGGTGCTGAAGAAGAACCGCTAAATAGTGAAGATGATGTAACCGATGAAGATGCTACCGATCTATTTGATACTGACAATGTTATAGTGTGTCAGTACGATAAG ATTACACGATCACGTAACAagtggaaattttatttaaaagatggTATAATGAATATTGGTGGGAAGGATTATGTTTTTCAGAAATCTAATGGGGATGCTGAATGGTAG